From a single Syntrophales bacterium genomic region:
- a CDS encoding (2Fe-2S)-binding protein yields the protein MIKIGSYSRERNEFKDGELVCYCFGYTRKDIEKDYVDNNGQSTILESIALETNAGQCDCAQKNPKGR from the coding sequence ATGATTAAAATTGGGTCATATTCCCGGGAAAGAAATGAATTCAAAGATGGCGAACTTGTTTGCTATTGCTTTGGCTATACGAGGAAAGACATTGAAAAAGATTATGTTGATAACAACGGCCAATCAACAATCTTAGAAAGTATTGCATTAGAAACGAATGCTGGACAATGTGATTGCGCTCAGAAAAATCCTAAAGGCCGTTGA